The nucleotide sequence GGTGAAGGCGTCGAGCATGGGCTGGTAGCCCATCACCACGCCCACCAGCGGGGTGTCCACCAGGCCGGGCAGCACGCAGTTGACGCGGATGCCGTGCCGGGCCAGCTCCACGGCCGCGGTCCGGCTGAAGCTCTCCACGCCGGCCTTGCCGGTGTTGTACGGACTGCCGCCGGGCATGGGCACGTGGGCGTTGAGCGAGGCGACGTTGACGATGGCGCCGCCGTTGCCGCAGTCGCGCATGTGCCGCGCCTCGTGCTTGGTGCTGAGGAAGACACCCTTCTGCACCAGGTCCACCGTGAAGTCCCAGTCGGCCTCGTCCAGGTCCACGATGGCACCCATCCGAGCGGCGCCGGCCACGTTGAAGGCCAGGTCGAGCCGACCGTGGGTGCGCACCGCCACCGCCATCGCCTCGGCCACGTCCGCCTCCACGGTGACGTCGGCGACCACCGGGGAGAACGACTCCCCCAGCGTGCCGGCCACCGCGTCCAGCGCGTCCTTGGCCACGTCCACGCCGATCACCGTCGCGCCCTCGGCCACCAGCCGGGCGGCGATGGCCCGACCGATCCCCGAGGCGGCTCCGGTGACCACCGCGTTCTTGCCCTGAAAACGTGCGCCCTGCTCCTGCTCAGCCATGTCCTACCTCCACCAACACCTTCATGGCGCGTCCTGCCGACGCGGCCTGGAAACCTTCGGTCACTGCCTCGACCATGGGGACCTGCTGCACCCACCCGTCGAGGTCGTACGAACCCTGCGCCATCAGCGCGATGACCTCGCGGAACTCCTCGGCGGAGTACACCATCGAGCACCGCAGCTGGGCCTCGGAGAACATCAGCGCGTAGGTGTAGAGCTCCACCGGCTGCGGGTAGGTGGCCAGCAGCACCACCCGGCCGCGGGCGCGAACGCTGCTCAGCGCGGTGTCGATGGCCGCCGGGGCACCGGCGCACTCCAGCACCAGGTCAGCACCGGCTCCGTCGCTGCGCTCCAGCACCTCGGCCCGGACGTCGGTGCTGGTCGGGTCCAGCACCTCCAGCCCGAGGGACTGCAGCACCGCGCGGCGCTGCGGGGACGGCTCGCTGAGCAGGATGCGCTGCACCCCGGCCACCCGGAGGTTCAGCGCGGCGCAGATGCCGATGGGGCCGCCGCCGAGCACCAGCGCCAGCTCGTCGGCGGACGGCTCGGCCAGGCGCACGCCGTGCAGGGCCACCGCCAGGGGCTCGACCACCGCGCCCTGGCGCAGGCTCACCGACTCCGGCAGCGGGTGCGCGTTGCGCGCGGGCACCACCGTCAGCTCGGAGAGCCCACCCCCGTGCGCGGAGAGGCCGTGGAAGGCGATCACCGCGCACAGGTGCGCCAGTCCGTCGCGGCAGCGCGGGCAGGTGCCGCAGGAGTAGTTCGGCTGCACCGCCACCCGATCGCCCACCTGCAGCTGGGTGACCCCGGTGCCGAGCTGTTCCACGGTGCCGGAGAACTCGTGGCCGAGCACCTGCGGCCCGTGCGCCCCGGTGAGCGGGTGCGGCTCCGAGGCGAGGAAGCCCTTGTCCACCACGCTCAGGTCGGAGCCGCAGATGCCGTTGAAGGCCACCCGCACCAGCACCTCGCCGGCGCCGGGCACCGGTGGCTCGAGGTCTTCCAGGCGGAGGTCGTCGGCACCGTGCAGGACGAGCGCCCTCATGTCAGCGTCACGAGGACCGACACTATGGCGGCCAGCGTTCGGCCACAAGTAGTCCGACTCAGAATATTTCGATTCAGTGCAACCGGGCGTCGGCGCAGACGTTCATGGCGTCGCGGTAGTACTCCGCCAGCCCGGGCGCCACCGCCTCAGCCCGATGTCGTCGTCGTGCCGCAGCGTCCGCGAGCTCACGGATCGGCCGGTCTCTCCGGCCACCAGCGACGCTAGGGGTTGGCGCAGCGTCAAGGTCAAGGCCAGTCACTCGCGCCGGGGATGCTTATGATCGCGGTCACAGCCGCGCCTCAGCCGCCGGACCCACCCCTAGCCCCAGGATCGTGCCCATGCCCGTTCGTGA is from Rhodococcus sp. X156 and encodes:
- a CDS encoding 2,3-butanediol dehydrogenase encodes the protein MRALVLHGADDLRLEDLEPPVPGAGEVLVRVAFNGICGSDLSVVDKGFLASEPHPLTGAHGPQVLGHEFSGTVEQLGTGVTQLQVGDRVAVQPNYSCGTCPRCRDGLAHLCAVIAFHGLSAHGGGLSELTVVPARNAHPLPESVSLRQGAVVEPLAVALHGVRLAEPSADELALVLGGGPIGICAALNLRVAGVQRILLSEPSPQRRAVLQSLGLEVLDPTSTDVRAEVLERSDGAGADLVLECAGAPAAIDTALSSVRARGRVVLLATYPQPVELYTYALMFSEAQLRCSMVYSAEEFREVIALMAQGSYDLDGWVQQVPMVEAVTEGFQAASAGRAMKVLVEVGHG
- a CDS encoding SDR family NAD(P)-dependent oxidoreductase; the encoded protein is MAEQEQGARFQGKNAVVTGAASGIGRAIAARLVAEGATVIGVDVAKDALDAVAGTLGESFSPVVADVTVEADVAEAMAVAVRTHGRLDLAFNVAGAARMGAIVDLDEADWDFTVDLVQKGVFLSTKHEARHMRDCGNGGAIVNVASLNAHVPMPGGSPYNTGKAGVESFSRTAAVELARHGIRVNCVLPGLVDTPLVGVVMGYQPMLDAFTDRIPQRRAGTPEEIAGPCLYLASADAAYVTGAALVVDGGWEQSNYPDLGGVTDRPSL